A region from the Citrobacter koseri ATCC BAA-895 genome encodes:
- a CDS encoding alpha-keto acid decarboxylase family protein encodes MQTPYSVADYLLDRLAGCGIGHLFGVPGDYNLQFLDHVIAHRDVCWVGCANELNAAYAADGYARLAGAGALLTTFGVGELSALNGLAGSYAEYVPVLHIVGAPCSGAQRRGELMHHTLGDGDFQHFYRISQAVTAASAVLNEQNACYEIDRVLRGMLTMRRPGYLMLPADVAKRPAVPPVNVLTPDRAEGENDTVAAFRYRARQRLMNSPRVALLADFLALRFGLQPVLQRWMAETPIAHATLLMGKGLFDEQHPNFVGTYSAGASSESVRQAIEEADTVICVGTRFVDTLTAGFTQQLPQERTIEIQPHASRVGNSWFSGLSMEQAVTTLRELCLELSFSPPPTPAHAPGGHIEKGTLTQENFWHTVQAYLLPGDIILADQGTAAFGAADLSLPAGADVLVQPLWGSIGYALPAAFGAQTACPERRVILITGDGAAQLTIQELGSMMRDGQSPVILLLNNDGYTVERAIHGANQRYNDIAGWNWTQVPQALSANCQAECWRVTQAIQLEEVLARLKSPQRLSLIEVVLPKADLPELLRTVTRALESRNGE; translated from the coding sequence ATGCAAACCCCATACTCCGTTGCGGATTACCTGCTGGACAGACTGGCAGGCTGCGGTATCGGGCATCTTTTTGGTGTGCCGGGCGATTATAATTTGCAGTTTCTTGACCATGTGATTGCGCATCGTGACGTATGCTGGGTAGGGTGCGCGAATGAGCTGAATGCCGCCTATGCGGCTGATGGCTACGCCCGGTTAGCCGGGGCAGGGGCGTTGTTGACCACTTTCGGCGTAGGGGAGTTAAGCGCGCTTAATGGCCTGGCGGGAAGCTACGCAGAGTACGTTCCCGTGCTGCATATTGTCGGCGCGCCATGCAGCGGCGCACAGCGGCGGGGCGAACTGATGCATCACACTCTCGGCGATGGCGACTTTCAGCATTTTTACCGTATAAGCCAGGCTGTAACGGCCGCCAGCGCCGTGTTGAATGAACAGAACGCCTGTTATGAAATCGACCGCGTATTACGCGGAATGCTGACGATGCGCAGACCCGGCTATCTGATGTTACCGGCGGATGTGGCAAAACGACCTGCTGTCCCTCCTGTAAACGTTCTCACACCTGACCGTGCTGAAGGGGAAAATGACACGGTGGCGGCGTTTCGCTATCGCGCGCGCCAGCGGCTGATGAACAGCCCGCGCGTGGCGCTGCTGGCAGACTTTCTCGCCTTGCGTTTTGGCTTGCAGCCAGTTTTACAACGCTGGATGGCGGAAACGCCAATAGCGCACGCGACGCTGCTCATGGGCAAAGGGCTGTTTGATGAGCAGCACCCGAATTTTGTCGGTACATACAGCGCCGGAGCCAGCAGTGAATCGGTGCGTCAGGCGATTGAAGAGGCTGATACCGTTATCTGCGTTGGCACCCGGTTTGTCGATACGCTGACGGCGGGCTTCACACAGCAACTGCCGCAGGAACGCACGATTGAAATCCAGCCGCATGCTTCGCGCGTCGGGAATAGCTGGTTCAGCGGTCTGTCGATGGAGCAGGCGGTCACTACGTTGCGCGAGTTATGTCTGGAACTTTCATTTTCGCCTCCTCCGACCCCGGCGCATGCGCCCGGCGGCCATATTGAGAAGGGGACGCTGACGCAAGAAAACTTCTGGCATACGGTACAGGCGTACCTGCTGCCGGGCGATATTATCCTTGCCGATCAGGGAACCGCCGCGTTTGGCGCGGCGGATCTTTCACTGCCTGCTGGCGCGGACGTGCTGGTGCAACCGCTTTGGGGATCAATCGGCTATGCTTTGCCCGCCGCCTTTGGCGCGCAAACCGCCTGCCCGGAACGGCGAGTGATTCTGATTACCGGAGACGGCGCGGCGCAGCTGACGATTCAGGAACTGGGGTCGATGATGCGGGATGGACAGTCGCCGGTCATTCTGCTGCTCAATAACGATGGCTATACCGTGGAGCGCGCCATTCATGGGGCGAACCAGCGTTATAACGATATCGCCGGATGGAACTGGACGCAGGTTCCGCAGGCGCTCAGTGCGAACTGTCAGGCGGAGTGCTGGCGGGTAACGCAGGCTATCCAGCTGGAGGAAGTGCTGGCGCGCCTGAAATCCCCGCAGCGGCTTTCGCTGATTGAGGTCGTGCTGCCGAAAGCCGATTTGCCGGAATTGCTGCGTACCGTCACCCGCGCGCTGGAATCGCGCAACGGGGAGTAA
- a CDS encoding ion channel protein, with protein sequence MLHPRARTMLLLSLPALIIGIASSLVLIAVMKVASVLQRLLWEQIPVGLGIAHDSPVWIIGMLTFTGIMVGLVIRYSPGHAGPDPATEPLIGAPMNPVALPGLLIALILGLAGGVSLGPEHPIMAVNIALAVAIGARLFPRIGALDWTILASAGTIGALFGTPVAAALIFSQTLNSSDDTPLWDRLFAPLMAAAAGSLTTSLFFHPHFSLPIAHYTQMRLSDIFSGAVVAAIAIAAGMVAVWCLPRLHSLVHRLKNPVLILGIGGFMLGILGVLGGPLTLFKGLDEMQQLAFSQTLGATDYFMLAIVKLGALVIAAACGFRGGRIFPAVFVGVALGLMLHAHVEAVPAAITVSCAILGLMLVVTRDGWLSLFMAAVVVPDTTLLPLLCIVMLPAWLLLAGKPMMAVNRHDR encoded by the coding sequence ATGCTCCATCCGCGAGCCAGAACGATGCTGTTATTATCGCTTCCCGCACTCATTATTGGCATTGCCTCCAGTCTGGTATTGATCGCCGTGATGAAAGTCGCCTCCGTTTTACAGCGCCTGCTGTGGGAGCAAATCCCCGTCGGCCTGGGCATTGCTCATGATTCCCCCGTCTGGATTATCGGCATGCTCACGTTTACCGGGATCATGGTCGGGCTTGTCATCCGCTACAGCCCTGGGCATGCAGGCCCGGACCCGGCGACCGAACCGCTGATCGGCGCGCCGATGAACCCTGTCGCGCTTCCGGGCCTGCTGATCGCGCTCATTCTCGGCCTGGCAGGTGGAGTAAGCCTGGGGCCGGAGCATCCCATTATGGCGGTGAATATCGCGCTGGCCGTCGCTATCGGCGCGCGCCTTTTCCCACGCATAGGGGCGCTGGACTGGACGATCCTAGCTTCCGCAGGCACTATCGGCGCGCTGTTCGGCACCCCTGTCGCCGCCGCGCTGATTTTCTCGCAAACCCTGAACAGCTCTGACGATACGCCCTTGTGGGATCGTCTGTTCGCTCCGCTGATGGCGGCAGCCGCGGGATCGTTAACCACTAGCCTGTTCTTCCATCCGCACTTCTCCTTGCCGATTGCGCACTACACGCAAATGCGGCTGAGCGATATTTTCAGCGGCGCAGTGGTGGCGGCCATTGCGATTGCGGCGGGTATGGTGGCGGTATGGTGTTTACCACGTCTGCATTCGTTGGTGCATCGTCTGAAAAATCCGGTACTTATTCTCGGTATCGGTGGTTTTATGCTGGGGATTCTGGGCGTATTGGGCGGGCCGCTGACTCTCTTTAAAGGACTGGACGAGATGCAGCAGCTGGCGTTCAGCCAAACGCTGGGCGCCACGGACTACTTTATGCTGGCGATCGTTAAGCTGGGCGCGCTGGTTATCGCCGCCGCCTGCGGTTTCCGGGGCGGGCGTATCTTCCCGGCGGTCTTTGTGGGCGTGGCGCTGGGTCTGATGCTGCACGCGCATGTTGAAGCGGTTCCGGCGGCAATTACCGTCTCATGCGCGATTCTGGGGCTGATGCTGGTCGTAACCCGTGACGGCTGGCTGAGTCTGTTTATGGCCGCAGTCGTCGTACCGGACACCACCCTGCTTCCGCTGTTGTGCATCGTTATGCTTCCCGCCTGGCTCCTGCTGGCAGGCAAGCCAATGATGGCCGTCAACCGCCACGACAGATAA
- the glk gene encoding glucokinase: MTKYALVGDVGGTNARLALCDMTSGEISQAKTYSGLDYPSLEAVVRVYLDEHNARVEDGCIAIACPITGDWVAMTNHTWAFSIAEMKKNLGFSHLEIINDFTAVSMAIPMLRKEHLIQFGGAEPVAGKPIAVYGAGTGLGVAHLVHVDKRWISLPGEGGHVDFAPNSEEEGIILEELRAEIGHVSAERVLSGPGLVNLYRAIVKSDGRLPENLQPKDITERALADTCIDSRRALSLFCVIMGRFGGNLALTLGTFGGVYIAGGIVPRFLEFFKASGFRGGFEDKGRFKAYVQDIPVYLIVHDNPGLLGSGAHLRQTLGQIL, from the coding sequence ATGACAAAATATGCTTTAGTAGGTGATGTAGGCGGCACCAACGCGCGTCTTGCTCTGTGCGATATGACCAGCGGGGAGATTTCGCAGGCGAAAACCTATTCCGGGCTGGACTATCCGAGCCTCGAAGCCGTGGTTCGCGTGTATCTGGACGAGCATAACGCCAGGGTGGAAGATGGCTGTATCGCTATCGCCTGCCCGATCACCGGTGACTGGGTGGCGATGACTAACCACACCTGGGCATTTTCTATTGCGGAGATGAAAAAGAATCTTGGCTTTAGCCATCTGGAAATCATCAACGATTTTACCGCCGTGTCGATGGCGATCCCGATGCTGCGCAAAGAGCATCTGATCCAGTTCGGCGGCGCGGAACCGGTTGCCGGCAAACCGATTGCCGTTTACGGCGCCGGAACCGGATTAGGGGTGGCACACCTGGTTCATGTCGATAAACGCTGGATCAGCCTGCCGGGCGAGGGTGGTCACGTTGACTTCGCGCCGAACAGCGAAGAGGAAGGCATTATTCTCGAAGAACTGCGTGCGGAAATTGGTCACGTCTCTGCCGAGCGCGTGTTGTCGGGGCCAGGGCTGGTGAATCTGTATCGTGCTATCGTCAAATCTGATGGCCGTCTGCCGGAAAATCTGCAACCGAAAGATATTACCGAACGCGCGCTGGCGGATACCTGCATTGACTCTCGTCGTGCGCTGTCGCTGTTTTGCGTCATTATGGGCCGTTTTGGCGGTAATCTGGCATTGACGCTGGGCACGTTTGGCGGCGTCTACATTGCGGGCGGCATCGTGCCGCGCTTCCTGGAGTTCTTTAAAGCCTCCGGCTTTCGTGGCGGGTTTGAAGACAAAGGCCGTTTCAAAGCCTACGTTCAGGATATTCCGGTTTACCTGATTGTGCATGATAATCCCGGTCTGCTCGGCTCCGGCGCGCATTTGCGCCAGACGTTAGGGCAAATTCTGTAA
- a CDS encoding PTS fructose transporter subunit IIB — protein sequence MAKKLIAVCACPMGLAHTFMAAQALEEAAVEAGYEVKIETLGADGIQNRLTAQDIAEATLIIHSVAVTPEDNERFESRDVYEITLQDAIKNAAGIIKEIEEMIAAEQQ from the coding sequence ATGGCGAAAAAACTTATTGCTGTTTGCGCATGCCCGATGGGGCTGGCCCACACATTTATGGCGGCTCAGGCGCTGGAAGAGGCGGCGGTTGAAGCGGGATACGAGGTGAAAATTGAAACCCTGGGGGCGGACGGCATCCAGAATCGCCTGACGGCGCAGGATATCGCTGAGGCGACGCTAATCATCCATTCCGTTGCCGTAACCCCCGAAGACAATGAACGGTTTGAGTCGCGCGATGTGTATGAAATTACGCTCCAGGACGCGATAAAAAACGCCGCCGGTATCATTAAAGAAATCGAAGAGATGATTGCGGCAGAGCAACAATAA
- a CDS encoding PTS fructose transporter subunit IIC gives MAIKKRSATVVHGASGAAAAIKTPPASRNSFWGELPQHVMSGISRMVPTLIMGGVILAFSQLIAYSWLKIPADTGIMDALNSGKFDGFNLSLLKFAWLSQSFGGVLFGFAIPMFAAFVANSIGGKLAFPAGFIGGLMSTQPTQILNFDPASLQWVTTAPVPSTFIGALIISIVAGYLVKWMNQKIQLPDFLLAFKTTFLLPILSAIFVMLAMYYVITPFGGWINGGIRTLLTAAGEKGTLMYAMGISAATAIDLGGPINKAAGFVAFSFTTDHVLPVTARSIAIVIPPIGLGLATILDRRLTGKRLFNAQLYPQGKTAMFLAFMGISEGAIPFALESPITAIPSYMVGAIVGSTTAVWLGAVQWFPESAIWAWPLVSNLGVYMAGIVLGAVITALMVVFLRHMMYRRGKLLIESL, from the coding sequence ATGGCCATTAAAAAACGCAGTGCAACCGTTGTGCATGGCGCATCCGGTGCGGCAGCGGCAATAAAAACCCCTCCGGCCTCCCGTAACAGCTTCTGGGGCGAACTTCCGCAGCACGTCATGTCGGGTATTTCGCGCATGGTGCCAACGTTAATCATGGGTGGGGTGATTCTCGCTTTCAGCCAGCTGATTGCCTATAGCTGGCTGAAAATTCCCGCAGATACCGGCATTATGGATGCGCTGAATAGCGGAAAATTCGACGGTTTTAACCTCTCATTACTGAAATTCGCCTGGCTATCGCAATCCTTTGGCGGCGTGTTGTTTGGCTTTGCGATTCCAATGTTCGCGGCGTTTGTCGCTAACTCTATCGGCGGTAAGCTGGCCTTTCCCGCAGGATTCATCGGCGGCTTAATGTCCACCCAGCCAACCCAGATACTGAATTTTGACCCGGCCAGCCTGCAATGGGTAACGACCGCGCCCGTACCGTCAACGTTCATCGGGGCGCTGATTATCTCGATTGTCGCGGGCTATCTGGTGAAGTGGATGAATCAAAAAATCCAGTTGCCTGATTTCTTACTGGCCTTCAAAACCACCTTTTTGCTGCCCATTTTGTCCGCCATTTTTGTGATGCTGGCGATGTACTACGTGATCACTCCGTTTGGCGGATGGATCAACGGCGGTATCCGCACGCTACTGACGGCGGCGGGTGAAAAAGGAACGCTGATGTATGCGATGGGGATCTCGGCGGCAACGGCAATTGACCTCGGCGGCCCGATTAACAAGGCCGCAGGATTTGTCGCTTTTAGTTTCACTACCGATCATGTTTTACCCGTCACCGCGCGTTCTATCGCGATTGTGATCCCGCCGATTGGTCTGGGGCTGGCAACGATTCTCGATCGTCGCTTAACCGGTAAACGCCTGTTTAACGCGCAACTGTATCCGCAAGGCAAAACCGCGATGTTCCTGGCGTTTATGGGGATCAGCGAGGGGGCGATTCCTTTCGCGCTGGAAAGCCCGATCACGGCAATCCCTTCGTATATGGTGGGCGCGATTGTCGGCTCGACAACCGCCGTCTGGCTGGGCGCCGTGCAGTGGTTCCCTGAGTCTGCGATTTGGGCATGGCCGCTGGTGAGCAATCTTGGCGTCTATATGGCGGGGATCGTGTTAGGGGCGGTGATCACGGCGCTGATGGTCGTTTTCCTGCGTCACATGATGTATCGCAGAGGCAAACTGCTGATTGAAAGCCTCTGA
- the ypdF gene encoding aminopeptidase produces the protein MTLRASLRQWLVEQRLDAVLISSRQNKQPHLGISSSAGFVFITHKSAHLLVDGRYYADVEARAHGDQLHLLAGSQTLTSIVNQIIDDEQLQVIGFEGAQVSWDCAQRWQERLRAKLVSASPDALRQIKTAQEIALIREACRIADCSAEHIRRFIRPGLREREIAAELEWFMRQQGAEKASFDTIVASGWRGALPHGKASEKIVAAGEFITLDFGAQYQGYCSDMTRTFLVSGQDAPVASHPLFAVYQTVLEAQQTAIAAIRPGVCCQAVDAAARRVIEAAGYGDYFGHNTGHAIGIEVHEAPRFSPTDTTRLAAGMLLTVEPGIYLPGQGGVRIEDVVLVTEDGAEVLYTMPKTVLLTGEA, from the coding sequence ATGACGTTACGTGCATCGCTTCGCCAGTGGCTGGTGGAACAACGCCTGGATGCGGTATTGATTTCATCCCGGCAGAACAAGCAACCGCATTTGGGGATTTCCAGCAGCGCCGGGTTTGTTTTTATCACGCATAAAAGCGCGCATCTGCTGGTGGATGGCCGATATTACGCTGACGTTGAAGCGCGAGCGCATGGCGATCAACTGCATCTGTTGGCCGGGTCGCAGACGCTGACTTCCATTGTGAACCAGATAATCGACGACGAGCAATTGCAGGTCATTGGTTTTGAAGGCGCGCAGGTGAGTTGGGATTGCGCGCAACGCTGGCAGGAAAGGCTGCGGGCGAAGCTGGTGAGCGCGTCGCCGGACGCGCTGCGACAGATCAAAACGGCACAGGAAATAGCGTTGATACGCGAGGCCTGCCGGATTGCCGATTGCAGCGCAGAGCATATCCGCCGTTTTATTCGCCCCGGCCTTCGCGAACGAGAAATTGCCGCGGAGCTGGAGTGGTTTATGCGCCAGCAGGGGGCGGAAAAAGCCTCTTTTGACACCATCGTCGCCAGCGGCTGGCGTGGGGCGTTACCCCACGGTAAAGCCAGCGAAAAAATCGTCGCGGCGGGTGAATTTATTACCCTGGATTTTGGGGCGCAATATCAGGGGTATTGTTCGGATATGACGCGAACATTCCTCGTGAGCGGGCAGGATGCGCCCGTCGCATCTCATCCGCTGTTCGCCGTTTACCAGACGGTTCTTGAGGCGCAGCAGACGGCGATTGCCGCCATTCGTCCGGGCGTGTGCTGCCAGGCGGTGGATGCTGCGGCTCGTCGGGTGATTGAGGCGGCGGGCTATGGCGATTATTTTGGCCACAACACCGGGCACGCTATCGGCATTGAGGTGCATGAAGCGCCGCGCTTTTCACCAACGGATACCACCCGACTTGCCGCAGGCATGTTGCTGACCGTAGAGCCGGGCATTTACCTGCCGGGGCAGGGCGGCGTGCGTATTGAAGATGTCGTACTGGTCACGGAAGACGGCGCGGAAGTGCTCTACACGATGCCGAAAACAGTATTGCTCACGGGAGAAGCATAA
- the ypdE gene encoding aminopeptidase, whose protein sequence is MDLSLLKALSEADAIASSEQEVRQILLEEADRLHKEVRFDGLGSVLIRLNESDGPKVMICAHMDEVGFIVRSISSEGAIDVLPVGNVRMAARQLQPVRITTREDSKIPGLLDGERNGNEVGALRVDIGARSYDEVIQAGVRPGDRVTFDSAFQVLPHQRVMGKAFDDRLGCYLLIMLLRAWHDAALPAEVWLVASSSEEVGLRGGQTAARAVAPDIAIVLDTACWAKNFDYGAANHRQIGKGPMLVLADKSLIAPPKLTAWVESVASDSGLPLQLDMFSNGGTDGGAVHLTGTGTPTVVIGPATRHGHCAASIADCRDIIHTQQLLSALITRLTRETVVHLTDFR, encoded by the coding sequence ATGGATTTATCGCTGTTAAAAGCCCTGAGCGAGGCGGATGCCATTGCCTCCTCAGAGCAGGAAGTGCGCCAGATCTTACTGGAGGAAGCGGATCGTCTGCACAAAGAGGTGCGCTTTGACGGGCTGGGATCGGTGCTGATCCGTCTTAATGAGTCCGATGGGCCGAAAGTGATGATCTGCGCGCACATGGATGAGGTGGGGTTTATTGTGCGCAGTATCTCGTCGGAAGGGGCGATCGATGTGTTGCCGGTCGGCAACGTGCGTATGGCGGCCCGCCAGCTCCAGCCCGTGCGTATTACCACGCGGGAAGACAGTAAAATTCCCGGTTTGCTGGATGGCGAGCGTAATGGAAATGAGGTTGGCGCCTTGCGGGTCGATATTGGCGCACGCTCATATGATGAGGTGATCCAGGCGGGCGTTCGACCTGGCGATCGCGTCACTTTTGACTCTGCGTTTCAGGTGCTGCCACACCAGCGGGTAATGGGGAAAGCGTTTGATGACCGACTGGGGTGCTACTTGTTGATCATGCTGCTGCGTGCATGGCATGACGCAGCGCTGCCCGCCGAGGTCTGGCTGGTAGCCAGCTCCAGCGAAGAGGTCGGGTTACGCGGCGGGCAAACGGCCGCTCGCGCGGTTGCTCCCGATATCGCTATCGTGCTGGACACCGCCTGCTGGGCGAAAAACTTTGATTATGGCGCGGCGAATCATCGGCAGATCGGTAAAGGGCCGATGCTGGTGCTTGCCGATAAGTCGCTCATCGCGCCGCCCAAACTGACCGCCTGGGTTGAAAGCGTCGCCAGCGACTCCGGTCTGCCGCTGCAACTGGATATGTTCAGTAATGGAGGGACGGATGGCGGAGCGGTGCATTTGACCGGGACGGGAACCCCGACGGTGGTTATTGGGCCCGCCACGCGTCATGGGCATTGCGCTGCGTCCATTGCGGATTGCCGCGACATTATCCACACGCAGCAACTTTTATCGGCACTTATTACCCGTCTTACGCGTGAGACTGTCGTTCATCTTACGGATTTCAGATGA
- the ptsP gene encoding phosphoenolpyruvate--protein phosphotransferase: MLTIQFLCPLPNGLHARPAWELKEQCSQWQSEVTFINHRQNARADAKSSLALIGTGTLFNDSCSLNISGSDEEQARRSLETYLQHRFIDSDSVQPTSAELAAHPLPRSLVRLNPDLLYGAVLANGVGAGALTLWQNDNLEAYRAIPASAEDSTRLEHSLATLAEQLNQQLRERDGESKTILSAHLSLIQDDEFAGNIRRLMDEQHKGLGAAIIANMEQVCDKLSSSASDYLRERVSDIRDISEQLLHITWPERRPRNTLILEQPTILVAEDLTPSQFLSLDLQHLSGMILEKTGRTSHTLILARASAIPVLSGLPLDALGRYAGQPAVLDAQCGVLAINPNAAVCGYYAIAQQLADKRQQQQAREASLPAFSRDNQRLDIAANIGTALEAPGAFANGAEGIGLFRTEMLFMDRDSAPDEQEQFEAYQQVLLAAGEKPVIFRTMDIGGDKNIRYLNIPQEENPFLGYRAVRIYPEFAGLFRTQLRAILRAATFGQAQLMIPMVHSLDQILWVKSELQKAIVELKRDGLRHAATIPLGIMVEVPSVCYIIDHFCDEVDFFSIGSNDMTQYLYAVDRNNPRVSPLYNPITPSFLRMLQQIVRTAHQHGKWVGICGELGGESRYLPLLLGLELDELSMSSPRIPGVKSQLRQMDSQACRALAAQACECRSAEEIETLLNQFAPQKDVRPLLALENIFVGESLSNKEQVIQFLCGNLGVNGRTEHPFELEEDVWQREEIVTTAVGFGVAIPHTKSQWIRHSSISIARLARPVDWQSEMGEVELVIMLTLGADEGINHVKVFSQLARKLVNKNFRQSLFAAQDAESLLALLEAELTF; the protein is encoded by the coding sequence ATGTTAACGATTCAATTTCTCTGCCCGTTGCCAAATGGCCTGCATGCGCGTCCGGCGTGGGAACTGAAAGAGCAGTGTAGCCAGTGGCAAAGCGAGGTGACGTTTATTAACCATCGCCAGAATGCGCGTGCGGACGCGAAAAGCTCGCTGGCGCTGATCGGCACCGGAACGCTGTTTAACGACAGTTGCAGTCTGAACATTAGCGGCAGTGATGAAGAGCAGGCCAGGCGTTCTCTGGAGACCTATCTCCAGCACCGGTTTATCGACAGTGACAGCGTTCAGCCGACCTCTGCGGAACTGGCGGCGCATCCGCTGCCGCGCTCGCTGGTTCGACTGAATCCCGATTTACTGTATGGCGCGGTATTGGCTAACGGCGTCGGCGCTGGCGCGCTCACGTTGTGGCAAAACGACAATCTGGAGGCGTATCGCGCAATTCCGGCCAGCGCGGAAGACAGCACCCGGCTCGAACATAGTCTGGCGACGCTGGCGGAGCAGCTTAATCAACAGCTTCGCGAACGTGACGGTGAAAGTAAAACGATCCTTAGCGCCCATCTGTCGCTGATCCAGGATGACGAGTTTGCGGGAAACATTCGCCGCCTGATGGACGAGCAGCACAAGGGGTTGGGCGCGGCGATTATCGCCAATATGGAGCAGGTGTGCGACAAGCTGTCGTCCTCCGCAAGCGACTACTTACGCGAGCGGGTAAGCGATATCCGTGATATTAGCGAACAGTTGCTGCATATCACCTGGCCGGAACGACGCCCGCGTAATACGTTGATTCTTGAACAGCCGACCATTCTGGTGGCGGAAGATCTGACGCCAAGCCAGTTCCTGAGCCTCGATTTGCAGCACCTGTCCGGCATGATTCTGGAGAAAACCGGCAGAACGTCGCACACGCTGATTCTGGCGCGCGCATCCGCGATTCCGGTGCTCAGCGGGCTGCCCCTGGACGCGCTCGGTCGCTACGCCGGGCAACCTGCGGTGCTGGATGCCCAGTGCGGCGTGCTGGCGATTAACCCGAACGCCGCCGTCTGCGGATATTACGCCATTGCGCAGCAACTGGCGGATAAGCGTCAACAGCAACAGGCGAGAGAAGCGTCTTTGCCTGCTTTCTCCCGGGATAATCAGCGTCTTGATATCGCCGCCAATATTGGTACGGCGCTGGAAGCGCCGGGCGCGTTTGCCAATGGCGCGGAAGGCATCGGTCTGTTCCGCACCGAAATGTTGTTCATGGATCGCGACAGCGCCCCTGACGAACAGGAACAGTTTGAGGCCTACCAGCAGGTACTGCTGGCGGCGGGAGAGAAGCCGGTTATTTTTCGCACGATGGACATTGGCGGCGATAAAAATATTCGCTATCTCAATATCCCGCAGGAAGAGAACCCTTTCCTCGGCTATCGCGCCGTGCGTATTTATCCTGAGTTTGCCGGGCTGTTTCGCACGCAGCTTCGCGCTATTTTGCGTGCGGCAACTTTTGGTCAGGCGCAACTGATGATCCCGATGGTGCACAGTCTCGATCAGATCCTGTGGGTTAAAAGCGAGCTGCAAAAAGCGATCGTGGAACTCAAAAGAGACGGGCTGCGCCATGCTGCAACGATCCCGCTGGGGATTATGGTGGAAGTTCCGTCGGTCTGTTACATCATCGATCACTTCTGCGATGAGGTGGATTTCTTTAGCATCGGCTCGAACGATATGACCCAGTATCTGTATGCCGTCGATCGTAATAATCCGCGCGTCTCGCCGCTGTATAACCCGATTACGCCGTCATTTCTGCGCATGTTGCAGCAGATCGTCCGCACGGCGCATCAGCACGGAAAATGGGTGGGGATTTGCGGCGAGCTGGGCGGTGAAAGCCGGTATTTACCGCTGCTGCTGGGGCTGGAACTGGATGAATTAAGCATGAGCAGCCCGCGAATCCCTGGCGTGAAAAGCCAACTGCGGCAGATGGACAGCCAGGCGTGCCGGGCGCTTGCGGCGCAGGCCTGTGAGTGTCGTAGCGCAGAGGAGATTGAAACGCTGTTGAATCAGTTTGCGCCGCAAAAAGACGTGCGTCCGCTGCTGGCGCTGGAAAATATCTTTGTGGGCGAATCATTGAGCAACAAAGAGCAGGTGATCCAGTTTCTTTGCGGCAATCTCGGCGTAAACGGGCGTACTGAGCATCCGTTTGAGCTGGAAGAGGATGTCTGGCAACGCGAGGAGATTGTCACGACTGCTGTCGGTTTTGGCGTGGCGATCCCGCATACCAAATCACAGTGGATACGTCATTCCAGCATCAGCATTGCGCGGCTGGCGCGCCCTGTTGACTGGCAGTCGGAGATGGGCGAGGTTGAGCTGGTGATTATGTTGACGTTGGGCGCTGATGAAGGGATTAACCATGTGAAAGTCTTTTCGCAGCTGGCGCGTAAGCTGGTGAATAAAAACTTCCGCCAGTCGCTGTTCGCCGCTCAGGATGCCGAAAGCCTTCTGGCGCTGCTGGAGGCGGAACTGACGTTTTGA